GTAGAAGAAATTCTTTGCCGCGCGCCGCGCGATCACGCGGCATGCGGCGTAGCTCCGATCGAGGGAGGAGCTCATCCGGGCACCTCCAAGCGGCACGGCGGGCTCGCCTCGACGCGCTCGCGCGATGCGCCAGGCCCCCACGTGTAGCGGCACCATTGGCGAGCGAAGATGGCCAGTTTCGCTGCCTTCCCCAAGGCAGGGCGCCGCTGCCAGACGTCGTAATCGGCGCGCTCAATCCGCTCGAGCACGGCCAGGCCGCCGTGTGCGAACAGCGCGACCTGCACGCGAAACTGCCGCGGCATGCGCTCGACGAGACCCAAGCCGGCAACCAGCAAGCCACGAGCCCGGGCAACTTCGTCGGCCAGCGCGGCCCGCAGTGCAGGAACCGGCGGCGCGGCTTGTTCGCAGCAACGGGCGACGTCGCGCTCGCTGCTGCCGTGACGGGCGAGCGTCTCCTCGGGCAGATAGAGCCGCCCGCGGTACCAATCCTCGGCCACGTCCTGGCAAAAGTTCGTCAACTGTAATCCCATGCAGACGCAATCGGCCAGCGCGGCCCGTTCCCGGTCGAAGGCTCGGGCCAGATAGAGCACCAGGTGTCCCACGGGATTGGCCGAACGGCGGCAATAGTCGTCCAGATCGGCGCGCGTCGCGTAGCGACAGCGGCTCTGATCCTGGCGAAACGCCGACAGCAGATCGCGAAAGGGCTGCGGTGGAATCGAGAATTCGCGGATCGTCGGCTGCAGCGCTACGAACACCGGGTGAACCGCGCGACCTTCGTAGCACGTCTCCAATTGCGCTTCCCACCAGTCGAGCAAGCCGGCAGCGCGGGCCCGATCGTCCACCTCGTCGGCCAGGTCGTCGGCCCAGCGGCAATAGGCGTAGAGGTGCGCAAAATGCCGTCGCAACGCGCGCGGCAGCAACCAGCTGGCAACCGTGAAGTTTTCGTAGTGGGTGGCCGCGAGCCGGCGGCAATAAGCGCTGGCCTCGTCCAACGACGGTGCCGTGCCGGCTGGCTGCCCGGCGGCACCACCGGTCTGTGGCCCATAGCGAGCCAGATCGGCGGCAAAACTCGGGCTCGGCATCGGTGGCATTCCTGGCTACGGCGGCGCTGCATAGACCGTTGCAGCGATTGACTTGATGGAACTGGACTTCGCAGCGGCCAGCTACCCGGGCGGCGGCGGCTGTATTATGATGCCTCGGCTAGAAGGAACCAACCCATGCGGATCTTGCTCGCCAGCCCGCGCGGCTTCTGCGCCGGCGTGAACATGGCGATCGACAGCCTCGATCACGCTGTGCGGCTGTACGGCACGCCGCTCTACGTCTATCACGAGATCGTCCACAACCAGTACGTCGTCGAGCGGTTTCGCGACCAAGGTGTGGTGTTCGTCGATTCGCTCGACGAGGTGCCCTACGGCGCGCGG
This portion of the Pirellulales bacterium genome encodes:
- the hpnC gene encoding squalene synthase HpnC, which codes for MPSPSFAADLARYGPQTGGAAGQPAGTAPSLDEASAYCRRLAATHYENFTVASWLLPRALRRHFAHLYAYCRWADDLADEVDDRARAAGLLDWWEAQLETCYEGRAVHPVFVALQPTIREFSIPPQPFRDLLSAFRQDQSRCRYATRADLDDYCRRSANPVGHLVLYLARAFDRERAALADCVCMGLQLTNFCQDVAEDWYRGRLYLPEETLARHGSSERDVARCCEQAAPPVPALRAALADEVARARGLLVAGLGLVERMPRQFRVQVALFAHGGLAVLERIERADYDVWQRRPALGKAAKLAIFARQWCRYTWGPGASRERVEASPPCRLEVPG